Below is a genomic region from Eulemur rufifrons isolate Redbay chromosome 24, OSU_ERuf_1, whole genome shotgun sequence.
TGAAAAATAACCCGCATGTATGTGAAGACTTCATGAAGAAGTCGCCATTTAGTGAGCATGTTAAAACTGACACAGAACAAAAATcctacaaatgtaatgaatgtggcaagAGCACTAGTGATGGCTCCGATCAGCAATTACCCTTGGAGAAAACCCAGCCACGTGGTGAGTGTGGAAAGGACTTCAGTTGCAGCTCAGTGCTTCCCCTACGTCTGAACGTTCATATAGGAGAGAAATGCTTCAGTCCAAGCTCACGTCTGCAAACTCAGAGAATTCCCCCAGGAGAAAAACCTGATAAATGTCATGAATCTGGTGATTGCTTCAGTAGCAGTTCTTTGCCATCTTATCAATCTAATCATACAGGAGAAAAGTCCTATAGGTGTGACAGTTGTGGCAAGGGATTCAGTAGTAGCACGGGTCTTATCATTCATTACAgaactcatactggagagaagccttaTAAATGTGAGGAATGTGGTAAATGCTTTAGTCAAAGTTCAAATTTTCAATGCCATCAGAGAGTCCACACTGAAgaaaaaccatacaaatgtgaagagtgTGGGAAGGGCTTCGGTTGGAGTGTTAACCTCCGTGTCCATCAGAGGGTCCACAGGggtgagaaaccctataaatgtgagGAGTGTGGGAAGGGCTTCACTCAGGCTGCACATTTTCACATTCATCAAAGAGTCCacactggggagaaaccctacaaatgtgatgTGTGTGGGAAGGGCTTCAGTCACAATTCACCCTTAATCTGCCATCGGAgagtccacactggagagaagccataCAAATGTGAGGCATGTGGGAAAGGCTTTACCCGTAATACAGATCTTCACATCCATTTCAGAGTCCACACGGGAGAGAAGCCCTATAAATGTAAGGAGTGTGGCAAGGGCTTCAGTCAGGCTTCAAATCTTCAAGTCCATCAGAAtgtccacactggagagaaacgaTTCAAATGTGAAACATGTGGGAAGGGTTTCAGTCAGTCCTCAAAGCTCCAAACCCATCAGAgagtccacactggagagaagccatataaatgtggtgtgtgtggtaaGGACTTCAGTTACGGTTCAAATCTTAAACTGCACCAAgtaattcatactggagaaaaaccatatAAATGTGAGGAGTGTGGGAAGGGCTTCAGTTGGAGATCAAATCTTTATGCTCATCAGCGAGTTCACTCAGGAGAAAAACCCTATAAATGTGAAGAGTGTGATAAAAGCTTCAGTCAGGCTATAGATTTTCGAGTACATCAGAGAgtccatactggagagaaaccatacaaatgtagTATATGTGGTAAGGGCTTCAGTCAGTCCTCTGGTCTTCAGTCCCATCAGAGAGTCCACACTGGGGAAAAGCCCTACAAATGTGACGTGTGCGGAAAGGGCTTTAGATACAGTTCACAGTTTATATACCATCAGAGAGgccacactggagaaaaaccttacaaatgtgagCAGTGTGGGAAAGGCTTTGGTAGGAACTTGAATCTTCGCCATCATCAGAGGGTCCACACTGGGGAGAAACCCCATATATGTGAGAAATGTGGTAAGGCCTTCAGTCTTCCCTCAAATCTTCGAGTCCATCTGGGTGTTCACGTCAGGGAGAAACTCTTTAAATGTGAAGAGTGTGGTAAGGGCTTCGGTCAGAGAGCACGTCTTCAAGTCCATCA
It encodes:
- the ZNF227 gene encoding zinc finger protein 227, with the translated sequence MPSHDSDLPQKEQEKMTEFQEAVTFKDVAVVFTREELGLLNLAQRKLYRDVMVENFKNLVAVGHLPFKPDMVSQLEVEEKLWIMETETQRSSKNQNKMETFRKFALKYLSHEELSCWQIWKQVARELTRCLQRKSSHLLQGDSIQVSENVNTIMNHKGDSSTYIENQEFSILKTQESQVNTYLNESQNQSRGKQIDVKNNPHVCEDFMKKSPFSEHVKTDTEQKSYKCNECGKSTSDGSDQQLPLEKTQPRGECGKDFSCSSVLPLRLNVHIGEKCFSPSSRLQTQRIPPGEKPDKCHESGDCFSSSSLPSYQSNHTGEKSYRCDSCGKGFSSSTGLIIHYRTHTGEKPYKCEECGKCFSQSSNFQCHQRVHTEEKPYKCEECGKGFGWSVNLRVHQRVHRGEKPYKCEECGKGFTQAAHFHIHQRVHTGEKPYKCDVCGKGFSHNSPLICHRRVHTGEKPYKCEACGKGFTRNTDLHIHFRVHTGEKPYKCKECGKGFSQASNLQVHQNVHTGEKRFKCETCGKGFSQSSKLQTHQRVHTGEKPYKCGVCGKDFSYGSNLKLHQVIHTGEKPYKCEECGKGFSWRSNLYAHQRVHSGEKPYKCEECDKSFSQAIDFRVHQRVHTGEKPYKCSICGKGFSQSSGLQSHQRVHTGEKPYKCDVCGKGFRYSSQFIYHQRGHTGEKPYKCEQCGKGFGRNLNLRHHQRVHTGEKPHICEKCGKAFSLPSNLRVHLGVHVREKLFKCEECGKGFGQRARLQVHQRVHTGEKPYKCDICDKDFQHRSRLIYHQKVHTGKKL